In a single window of the Delftia tsuruhatensis genome:
- a CDS encoding response regulator transcription factor, with translation MTAAPAQDLSPLIHLVDDDEAVRDSLALLIGTVGLRVQRWADPLQFLERFDRHSIGAIVLDVRMPGMGGLALLTRLTDEGVDQPVILLTGHGTVDMCRRAFKAGAAEFLEKPVDDEVLIEALQGAVRQHVQSRERQQGDRDAQQRFAQLSAREREVLSLIVQGLTNKEIGRSLELSPRTVETHRANLFAKLEAPSLAQLIRRYARLADGSPGG, from the coding sequence ATGACCGCCGCACCCGCCCAGGACCTTTCCCCGCTGATCCATCTGGTCGATGACGACGAGGCGGTACGCGACAGCCTGGCCTTGCTGATAGGGACGGTCGGCCTGCGCGTGCAGCGCTGGGCCGATCCGCTGCAGTTCCTGGAGCGGTTCGATCGGCACAGCATCGGTGCCATCGTGCTGGACGTGCGCATGCCCGGCATGGGCGGACTGGCGCTGCTGACCCGGCTGACGGACGAGGGCGTGGACCAGCCGGTGATCCTGCTCACCGGCCACGGCACGGTGGACATGTGCCGGCGGGCCTTCAAGGCCGGTGCGGCGGAGTTCCTCGAAAAGCCGGTGGACGACGAGGTGCTGATCGAGGCCCTGCAGGGTGCCGTGCGCCAGCATGTGCAATCGCGCGAGCGCCAGCAGGGCGACCGGGACGCCCAGCAGCGCTTTGCCCAGCTGTCCGCCCGCGAGCGCGAGGTGCTGTCGCTGATCGTCCAGGGCCTGACCAACAAGGAGATCGGCCGCAGCCTGGAGCTGTCCCCGCGCACGGTGGAGACCCACCGCGCCAACCTGTTCGCCAAGCTGGAGGCGCCCAGCCTGGCTCAGTTGATCCGCCGCTATGCCCGTCTGGCGGACGGCTCGCCCGGCGGCTGA
- a CDS encoding GlcG/HbpS family heme-binding protein encodes MPRPATALATLAALTLGLIATAAQADAVRTEKNMSLELANQIAARSVAACAADGHAVTATVVDRAGTVRAVQRADNAGPHTLEASRLKAYTAASAKNSTLAIMEGAQKNPGAANLVNIPGYLLLGGGLPVKAGNEVIGAVGIGGAPGGHLDDKCAQTALGQVQDLLK; translated from the coding sequence ATGCCACGCCCCGCCACCGCCCTCGCCACCCTTGCCGCTCTCACGCTGGGCCTGATCGCCACCGCGGCCCAGGCCGACGCCGTGCGCACGGAAAAGAACATGTCGCTGGAGCTGGCCAACCAGATCGCGGCACGCAGCGTGGCCGCCTGCGCGGCCGACGGCCATGCCGTCACCGCCACCGTGGTGGACCGTGCCGGCACCGTGCGCGCCGTGCAGCGGGCCGACAACGCCGGCCCGCACACGCTGGAGGCCAGCCGCCTGAAGGCCTACACCGCCGCCTCGGCCAAGAACAGCACGCTGGCCATCATGGAAGGCGCGCAGAAGAACCCCGGCGCCGCCAATCTGGTGAACATCCCCGGCTATCTGCTGCTGGGCGGTGGCCTGCCCGTGAAGGCGGGCAACGAGGTCATCGGCGCCGTGGGCATCGGCGGTGCGCCGGGCGGCCACCTGGACGACAAATGCGCCCAGACCGCGCTGGGCCAGGTGCAGGACCTGCTCAAGTAA
- a CDS encoding putative bifunctional diguanylate cyclase/phosphodiesterase, translated as MPENVDAQHPDAHDALLQLIADTAPAMLAYFDARTLRCRFANVHYARNFGLTPAEAVGKTVREIVGESVWQVIAPHVERGLRGEHVRYEREVPQPGGPPRHIESMLLPHFEHGRLQGAVVQITDVSHHHQVAQKVRDSEERMRKFTEVTTEAIVMHRDGLIIDGNEALSRLAGYSLDELVGRPILDYICPEYRLYALQYMRSGREDRFDGAIQHKDGHRIPVEIEAKTMPDDGEPYRIVLVRDITLRQLAQERMDFLAQHDQLTQLPNRVRLNQLLRQALSLASVQQRALAVIIIDLDHFKTINDSLGHHAGDLLLCEVAQRLRGSVRSHDLVARVGGDEFVVVLTGDLDPQETETQASHLQRIIEAPCSIEGTPLVISPCMGIAMYPGDGLGPEELLNRAETAMHMAKDSGRRNLQFYAPAPSGQATQMLMQEQQLRRALERNEFELHYQPQTFTADGRLAGFEALVRWRHPQRGLVLPGEFIGFAEARGLISAIDHWVLREACRQARQWQDEGLAPVPLSVNMSALEFRQRDMAREVAQVLEETGLEARWLHIELTESTLMHTSGQVQDTLQALQALGVGLAIDDFGTGYSSLAYLRRHPINQLKIDRSFIADVPDSEDDTAIVTAIVQMGRSLHLDIVAEGVETPAQLALLRDLGCGMMQGYLVAPPLPAERARAWQLHNSHPVQRQ; from the coding sequence ATGCCAGAGAACGTCGACGCGCAACATCCAGATGCCCATGATGCGCTGCTGCAGCTGATCGCCGACACTGCGCCAGCCATGCTGGCCTATTTTGACGCGCGCACATTGCGCTGCCGCTTTGCCAATGTGCACTACGCCCGCAACTTCGGGCTGACGCCCGCCGAGGCGGTGGGCAAGACGGTGCGCGAGATCGTGGGCGAGTCCGTGTGGCAGGTCATCGCGCCACATGTGGAGCGCGGCCTGCGCGGAGAGCATGTGCGCTACGAGCGCGAGGTGCCCCAGCCCGGCGGCCCGCCACGCCATATCGAGTCGATGCTGCTGCCGCACTTCGAGCACGGCAGGCTGCAGGGCGCCGTGGTGCAGATCACCGATGTGAGCCACCACCACCAGGTGGCGCAGAAGGTGCGCGACAGCGAAGAACGCATGCGCAAGTTCACCGAGGTCACGACCGAAGCCATCGTCATGCACCGCGACGGCCTCATCATCGATGGCAACGAGGCACTGTCGCGCCTGGCCGGCTACAGCCTGGACGAGCTGGTGGGGCGGCCCATACTCGACTACATCTGCCCCGAATACCGCCTCTATGCGTTGCAGTACATGCGCAGCGGCCGCGAAGACCGCTTCGACGGGGCCATACAGCACAAGGACGGCCACCGCATCCCCGTGGAGATCGAGGCCAAGACCATGCCCGATGACGGCGAGCCCTACCGCATCGTGCTGGTGCGCGACATCACGCTGCGCCAGCTGGCCCAGGAGCGCATGGACTTCCTGGCCCAGCACGACCAGCTGACCCAGCTGCCCAACCGCGTGCGCCTGAACCAGCTGCTGCGCCAGGCGCTGTCGCTGGCCTCGGTGCAGCAACGCGCCCTGGCCGTGATCATCATCGACCTGGACCATTTCAAGACCATCAACGACTCGCTGGGCCACCACGCGGGCGACCTGCTGCTGTGCGAAGTCGCCCAGCGCCTGCGCGGCAGCGTGCGTTCCCACGACCTGGTGGCGCGCGTGGGCGGCGACGAGTTCGTGGTCGTGCTCACGGGCGACCTCGACCCGCAGGAGACGGAGACCCAGGCCAGCCACCTGCAACGCATCATCGAGGCGCCCTGCTCCATCGAGGGCACGCCGCTGGTGATATCGCCCTGCATGGGCATCGCCATGTACCCGGGCGATGGCCTGGGGCCGGAGGAGCTGCTCAACCGCGCCGAGACCGCCATGCACATGGCCAAGGACAGCGGCCGGCGCAACCTGCAGTTCTACGCCCCCGCCCCCAGTGGCCAGGCCACCCAGATGCTGATGCAGGAGCAGCAATTGCGCCGCGCCCTCGAACGCAACGAGTTCGAGCTGCACTATCAGCCCCAGACCTTCACCGCCGATGGCCGCCTGGCGGGCTTCGAGGCGCTGGTGCGCTGGCGCCACCCCCAGCGCGGCCTGGTGCTTCCCGGCGAGTTCATCGGCTTTGCCGAGGCACGCGGCCTGATTTCCGCCATAGACCACTGGGTTCTGCGCGAGGCCTGCCGACAGGCACGCCAATGGCAGGACGAGGGCCTGGCGCCCGTGCCCCTGTCGGTCAACATGTCGGCGCTGGAATTTCGCCAGCGCGACATGGCGCGCGAAGTGGCACAGGTGCTGGAGGAGACCGGCCTGGAGGCACGCTGGCTGCATATCGAGCTGACCGAATCCACGCTGATGCACACCAGCGGACAGGTGCAGGACACCTTGCAGGCGCTGCAGGCTCTGGGCGTGGGCCTGGCCATCGACGACTTCGGCACCGGCTATTCCTCGCTGGCCTATCTGCGCCGCCACCCGATCAACCAGCTCAAGATAGACCGCTCCTTCATCGCCGACGTCCCCGATAGCGAGGACGACACGGCCATCGTCACCGCCATCGTGCAGATGGGGCGCAGCCTGCACCTGGACATCGTGGCAGAAGGCGTGGAAACACCGGCCCAATTGGCCCTTCTGCGCGACCTGGGCTGCGGCATGATGCAGGGGTACCTCGTGGCACCGCCCCTGCCTGCCGAGCGGGCACGGGCCTGGCAGTTGCACAACAGTCACCCAGTCCAACGACAATAG
- a CDS encoding AMP nucleosidase, protein MVLLHNPSQAQRAPATLHTDPLRALEHVQQLYREQIEHLRSAMQRFVTGETPAAPIHAYYPFVRMHTSTVARADTQLAYGFVEGPGTHEATLTRPDLFSRYYAEQFRLLIKSHGVPLEVGLSDKPIPIHFSFAENDHIEGTLSRERRLLMRDVFDLPDLESMDDGIANGTWRPQPGQALPLSLFTAPRVDYSLHRLRHYTGTQPEWFQNFVLFTNYQFYIDEFIRLGHAEMAREDSEYIAFIEPGNVVTRRTGLPAQAGDELGTPPPRLPQMPAYHLVRADHSGITMVNIGVGPANAKTITDHIAVLRPHAWMMLGHCAGLRNSQQLGDYVLAHAYVREDHVLDEELPLWVPIPALAEIQLALQQAVADVTQMDGPDLKRIMRTGTVASTDNRNWELLPDNLPQRRFSQSRAVALDMESATIAANGFRFRVPYGTLLCVSDKPLHGEIKLPGMANHFYRERVDQHLRIGMRAIDILRDGGSQRLHSRKLRSFAEVAFQ, encoded by the coding sequence ATGGTTTTGCTTCACAACCCCTCGCAGGCCCAAAGGGCCCCGGCCACCTTGCACACCGACCCCCTGCGGGCCCTGGAGCATGTCCAGCAGCTCTACCGCGAACAGATCGAACACCTTCGCTCGGCCATGCAGCGCTTCGTGACGGGCGAGACGCCGGCCGCCCCCATCCATGCCTACTACCCCTTCGTTCGCATGCACACCTCCACGGTGGCGCGCGCGGACACGCAGCTGGCCTACGGCTTCGTCGAGGGCCCGGGCACGCACGAGGCCACGCTCACGCGCCCCGACCTTTTCTCGCGCTACTACGCCGAGCAGTTCCGCCTGCTGATCAAGAGCCACGGCGTGCCGCTGGAGGTGGGACTGAGCGACAAGCCCATCCCCATCCATTTCTCGTTCGCCGAGAACGACCACATCGAAGGTACGCTGTCGCGCGAGCGGCGCCTGCTGATGCGCGACGTCTTCGACCTGCCCGACCTCGAATCCATGGACGACGGCATCGCCAACGGCACCTGGCGCCCGCAGCCCGGCCAGGCGCTGCCGCTGTCGCTGTTCACGGCACCGCGCGTGGACTACTCGCTGCACCGGCTGCGCCACTACACGGGCACCCAGCCCGAGTGGTTCCAGAACTTCGTGCTGTTCACCAACTACCAGTTCTACATCGACGAGTTCATCCGCCTGGGCCATGCAGAGATGGCCAGGGAGGACAGCGAATACATCGCCTTCATCGAGCCCGGCAACGTGGTCACGCGCCGCACGGGGCTGCCGGCCCAGGCGGGCGACGAGCTGGGCACGCCGCCGCCGCGCCTGCCGCAGATGCCGGCCTACCACCTGGTGCGCGCAGACCACAGCGGCATCACCATGGTCAACATCGGCGTGGGCCCGGCCAACGCCAAGACCATCACCGACCACATCGCCGTGCTGCGTCCGCACGCCTGGATGATGCTGGGCCACTGCGCGGGACTGCGCAACAGCCAGCAGCTGGGCGACTATGTGCTGGCCCACGCCTATGTGCGCGAGGACCATGTGCTGGACGAGGAACTTCCGCTGTGGGTGCCCATTCCCGCGCTGGCCGAGATCCAGCTGGCGCTGCAGCAGGCCGTGGCCGACGTGACGCAGATGGACGGCCCCGACCTCAAGCGCATCATGCGCACCGGCACCGTGGCCAGCACCGACAACCGCAACTGGGAGCTGCTGCCCGACAACCTGCCCCAGCGCCGTTTCAGCCAGAGTCGCGCCGTGGCACTGGACATGGAAAGTGCCACCATCGCAGCCAACGGCTTCCGCTTCCGCGTGCCCTACGGCACGCTGCTGTGTGTCTCCGACAAGCCGCTGCACGGCGAAATCAAGCTGCCCGGCATGGCCAACCATTTCTACCGCGAGCGCGTGGACCAGCACCTGCGCATCGGCATGCGCGCCATCGACATCCTGCGCGACGGTGGCTCCCAGCGCCTGCACAGCCGCAAGCTGCGCAGCTTCGCGGAGGTGGCGTTCCAGTAG
- a CDS encoding GGDEF domain-containing protein, with protein sequence MTAVVAINMMAMSAALPLAMGRRVSGAARHAQHFFLLQALAWTFILAASRLPQGLPWRDLLSLAAAACAAMAQWQMARALREWLGPRPPLLERGLIALCALGPLGFALLLPQMALRTGWFSAIHGLCLLALAGLCLGPHRPVAHSWRYLMCGVAAFMGLMLLVRSYLALATPWLPSFTADSGANQIFALLTTLSSTLLMVAVLVAWRDETSQQLRDMALQDTLTGLSNRRALLERAPAMLAHAQRHHQPLALVMLDLDHFKHVNDEHGHAMGDRTLCLFARLLQQQLRGDEIAARWGGEEFCLLLYTSADGVDSLCTRLQSALLQASVQTLGFEVRFSAGCAHTPQVWSGLCLELMLPPADAALYAAKRRGRDCWTMVRLGPPEQRPAGTAPDRTSDSVLATGP encoded by the coding sequence ATGACCGCCGTCGTGGCCATCAACATGATGGCCATGTCGGCGGCCCTGCCCCTGGCCATGGGCCGCCGTGTCAGTGGTGCCGCGCGCCATGCCCAGCATTTCTTCCTGCTCCAGGCCCTGGCCTGGACCTTCATCCTGGCTGCCAGCCGCCTGCCGCAGGGCCTGCCGTGGCGCGACCTGCTCTCCCTGGCTGCGGCGGCCTGCGCCGCGATGGCGCAATGGCAGATGGCGCGTGCCCTGCGCGAGTGGCTGGGCCCGCGCCCGCCGCTGCTGGAGCGCGGGCTGATCGCCCTGTGCGCACTGGGACCGCTGGGCTTTGCGCTGCTGCTGCCCCAGATGGCCCTGCGCACCGGCTGGTTCAGCGCCATCCACGGGCTGTGCCTGCTGGCGCTGGCCGGCCTGTGCCTGGGCCCGCACCGGCCCGTGGCGCACAGCTGGCGCTATCTGATGTGCGGCGTGGCCGCCTTCATGGGGCTGATGCTGCTCGTTCGCAGCTACCTGGCCCTGGCCACGCCCTGGCTGCCCAGTTTCACCGCGGACAGCGGTGCCAACCAGATCTTCGCGCTGCTGACCACGCTCAGCAGCACCTTGCTGATGGTGGCCGTGCTCGTGGCCTGGCGCGACGAGACCAGCCAGCAACTGCGCGACATGGCCCTTCAGGACACGCTCACCGGACTGTCCAACCGCCGCGCCCTGCTGGAACGCGCCCCCGCCATGCTGGCCCATGCGCAGCGCCACCACCAGCCACTGGCCCTGGTGATGCTGGACCTGGACCACTTCAAGCATGTGAACGACGAACACGGCCATGCCATGGGCGACCGGACACTGTGCCTGTTCGCACGGCTGCTCCAGCAGCAGCTGCGCGGCGACGAGATCGCCGCGCGCTGGGGCGGCGAGGAGTTCTGCCTGCTGCTCTACACCTCGGCAGACGGCGTGGACAGCCTGTGCACCCGGCTGCAGTCCGCGCTGCTCCAGGCCTCGGTACAGACCTTGGGCTTCGAGGTGCGCTTCAGCGCCGGCTGCGCCCACACCCCCCAGGTCTGGAGCGGGCTGTGCCTGGAGCTGATGCTGCCACCGGCCGACGCCGCGCTCTACGCCGCCAAGCGCCGCGGGCGCGACTGCTGGACGATGGTACGGCTGGGTCCCCCTGAACAGCGCCCGGCGGGCACGGCGCCGGACCGCACCTCCGATTCGGTGCTGGCCACCGGCCCCTAG
- a CDS encoding ABC transporter permease, protein MPAVTAILGVMLALGISHSPKLLVSWPVLLCAGIMFSSIALISNALAQGYDFFTYYFTLKLTPMMFLSGMFVPREQLSEAVRLASDWLPLTNAVELVRPLFMDEWPAHPLRHGLALAATTVAAYWFALAMTRRRFRA, encoded by the coding sequence ATGCCTGCGGTCACGGCCATCCTGGGCGTGATGCTGGCCCTGGGCATCAGCCACTCACCCAAGCTGCTCGTGTCCTGGCCGGTGCTGCTGTGCGCGGGCATCATGTTCTCCAGCATCGCGCTGATCTCCAACGCCCTGGCCCAGGGCTACGACTTCTTCACCTACTACTTCACGCTGAAGCTCACGCCCATGATGTTCCTGTCGGGCATGTTCGTCCCGCGCGAGCAGCTGTCCGAGGCCGTGCGCCTGGCCTCGGACTGGCTGCCGCTGACCAATGCCGTGGAGCTGGTACGCCCGCTGTTCATGGACGAATGGCCGGCCCACCCGCTGCGCCACGGCCTGGCGCTGGCCGCCACCACGGTGGCAGCCTACTGGTTTGCGCTGGCGATGACGCGCAGGCGCTTCAGGGCCTGA
- a CDS encoding GMC family oxidoreductase has translation MLDYIVIGGGSAGSVLAGRLSEDAQTQVALLEAGPADSSVLIHCPAGMAAMAKGGRHSWGLSTVPQPGLGGRRGHQPRGKVLGGSSAVNAMVYVRGQPADYDHWAAQGNPGWSWSEVLPYFLRAEHNERGADAWHGTGGPLNVAELRDPNPLSQAFVQAGVQAGHAHNGDFNGPTQEGVGLYQVTQRNGERHHVAKAYLAPHRARPHLRVETGAQVLRILFEGRRAVGVEYLQGGSVRQAHCRREVLLSGGALLSPQLLMLSGVGPGEHLRSLGIDVVHHLPGVGAHLHDHPDVVLVVDGPQLADSFGLSLGGVRRLLAAVGQWRSQRRGMLTTNFAEAGGFIRSSPGEAAPDLQLHFVVAKLVDHGRKTVWGHGYSLHVCVLQPASRGSLRLASADPLALPLVDPAFFSDAQDLRRMVNGVRRAREILAQPALAGLGGREMPASARAQDDARIEDFIRSHADTIYHPVGSCRMGPGPMDVVDAQLRVHGIQGLRVVDASVMPRIVSGNTNAPTVMIAEKAVDMIRAAAR, from the coding sequence ATGCTGGATTACATCGTGATCGGAGGCGGCTCGGCGGGCTCGGTGCTGGCCGGGCGGCTCAGCGAGGATGCGCAGACGCAGGTGGCGCTGCTGGAGGCCGGGCCGGCCGACTCCAGCGTGCTCATCCACTGTCCGGCGGGCATGGCCGCCATGGCCAAGGGCGGGCGCCACAGCTGGGGCCTGTCCACCGTGCCCCAGCCGGGCCTGGGCGGGCGGCGTGGCCACCAGCCGCGCGGCAAGGTGCTGGGCGGCTCCAGCGCGGTCAACGCCATGGTCTATGTGCGCGGCCAGCCGGCCGACTACGACCACTGGGCCGCCCAGGGCAATCCGGGCTGGAGCTGGAGCGAAGTCCTGCCCTACTTCCTGCGCGCCGAACACAACGAGCGCGGCGCCGACGCCTGGCATGGCACGGGCGGCCCCCTGAACGTGGCCGAGCTGCGCGATCCCAACCCGCTGTCGCAGGCCTTTGTGCAGGCGGGCGTGCAGGCCGGCCATGCGCACAACGGCGATTTCAACGGCCCGACGCAGGAAGGCGTGGGCCTCTACCAGGTCACCCAGCGCAATGGCGAGCGCCACCACGTGGCCAAGGCCTATCTGGCGCCGCACCGCGCGCGGCCCCATCTGCGTGTGGAAACCGGTGCCCAGGTGCTGCGCATTCTGTTCGAGGGCCGGCGCGCCGTGGGCGTGGAATACCTGCAGGGCGGCAGCGTGCGCCAGGCGCACTGCCGGCGCGAGGTGCTGCTCAGCGGTGGCGCGCTGCTGTCCCCGCAACTGCTGATGCTGTCAGGCGTGGGGCCGGGCGAGCACCTGCGTTCGCTGGGCATCGATGTCGTTCACCACCTGCCTGGCGTGGGTGCCCATCTGCACGACCACCCGGATGTGGTGCTGGTGGTCGATGGTCCCCAACTGGCCGACAGCTTCGGCCTGTCCCTGGGAGGCGTACGCAGATTGCTGGCCGCCGTGGGCCAATGGCGCAGCCAGCGGCGCGGCATGCTGACCACCAATTTTGCCGAGGCGGGCGGCTTCATCCGCAGCAGCCCCGGCGAGGCCGCGCCCGACCTGCAGCTGCACTTCGTGGTGGCCAAGCTGGTGGACCATGGGCGCAAGACGGTCTGGGGCCACGGCTATTCCCTGCATGTCTGCGTGCTGCAGCCGGCCAGCCGCGGCAGCCTGCGCCTGGCCAGCGCCGACCCGCTGGCCCTGCCGCTGGTGGACCCGGCGTTTTTCTCCGACGCGCAGGACCTGCGGCGCATGGTGAACGGCGTGCGCCGTGCGCGCGAGATCCTGGCCCAGCCTGCGCTCGCCGGTCTGGGCGGACGGGAGATGCCGGCCTCGGCCCGCGCGCAGGACGATGCGCGCATCGAAGACTTCATCCGCAGCCATGCCGACACCATTTATCACCCCGTGGGCAGCTGCCGCATGGGGCCGGGGCCCATGGACGTGGTCGATGCGCAGCTGCGCGTGCATGGCATCCAGGGGCTGCGCGTGGTCGATGCCTCGGTCATGCCGCGCATCGTCAGCGGCAACACCAATGCGCCCACGGTGATGATCGCGGAGAAGGCGGTGGACATGATCCGCGCCGCAGCGCGCTGA
- a CDS encoding 3-hydroxybutyryl-CoA dehydrogenase, whose amino-acid sequence MAIQTVGIIGAGTMGNGIAQACAVSGIDVVMVDISDAAVQKGLATVSGSLDRLIKKEKLTEADKAAALARIKTSTDYAALKGAQLVIEAATENYELKVKILQQLDGLLDADVIVATNTSSISITQLAAVTTRADKFIGMHFFNPVPMMALVEIIVGLQTSDETHAAVKALSERLGKSPITVKNAPGFVVNRILVPMINEAFFVLSEGLASAEDIDAGMKLGCNQPIGPLALADMIGLDVCLAVMEVYLKEFGDSKYRPCPLLKEMVAAGRLGRKTGRGVYTY is encoded by the coding sequence ATGGCAATTCAAACCGTAGGCATCATCGGCGCAGGCACCATGGGCAACGGCATCGCGCAGGCCTGCGCGGTGTCCGGCATCGATGTGGTCATGGTGGACATCTCGGATGCCGCCGTCCAGAAGGGCCTGGCCACCGTCTCGGGCAGCCTGGACCGCCTGATCAAGAAGGAGAAGCTGACCGAGGCCGACAAGGCCGCGGCCCTGGCACGCATCAAGACTTCCACCGACTACGCCGCCCTCAAGGGCGCACAGCTGGTCATCGAGGCCGCCACCGAGAACTACGAGCTCAAGGTCAAGATCCTCCAGCAGCTCGATGGCCTGCTGGACGCCGACGTCATCGTCGCCACCAACACCTCGTCGATCTCCATCACCCAGCTGGCCGCCGTGACGACCCGGGCCGACAAGTTCATCGGCATGCACTTCTTCAACCCCGTGCCCATGATGGCGCTGGTGGAGATCATCGTCGGCCTGCAGACCAGCGACGAGACGCATGCCGCCGTCAAGGCCCTGTCCGAGCGCCTGGGCAAGAGCCCCATCACCGTGAAGAACGCCCCGGGCTTCGTGGTCAACCGCATCCTGGTGCCCATGATCAACGAAGCCTTCTTCGTGCTGTCCGAGGGCCTGGCCTCGGCCGAGGACATCGACGCCGGCATGAAGCTGGGCTGCAACCAGCCCATCGGCCCGCTGGCCCTGGCCGACATGATCGGCCTGGACGTGTGCCTGGCCGTGATGGAGGTCTACCTCAAGGAATTCGGCGACAGCAAGTACCGCCCCTGCCCGCTGCTCAAGGAAATGGTGGCCGCCGGTCGCCTGGGCCGCAAGACGGGCCGCGGCGTGTACACCTACTGA
- a CDS encoding crotonase/enoyl-CoA hydratase family protein — MDIDTPTPPPEGCISCEVRGHVLLIGINRPAKRNGWTPPMFQQLAEAYTRLEDDPELRVGVLHAFGSHFTAGLDLPVMAEFLRTGKKAIPQGLVEPHDYGLTGYRRRAKPMVVAVKGICFTVGIELMLGADIVVAADDCRFSQLEVQRCIMPTGGATLRMAERAGVGNAMLHLLTADEFDSAEAYRLNFVQKVVPAGQELDEAFRIAERISAQAPQAVVATRLNVLKAIELGQAAAVADFIPVQQRLANSEDAAEGVRSFIEKRPARFTGR, encoded by the coding sequence ATGGACATCGACACCCCCACCCCGCCGCCCGAAGGCTGCATCAGCTGCGAAGTGCGCGGCCATGTGCTGCTGATCGGCATCAACCGCCCCGCCAAGCGCAACGGCTGGACGCCGCCCATGTTCCAGCAGCTGGCCGAGGCCTATACCCGCCTGGAAGACGATCCCGAGCTGCGCGTTGGCGTGCTGCACGCCTTCGGCAGCCATTTCACGGCGGGGCTGGACCTGCCGGTGATGGCCGAATTCCTGCGCACGGGCAAAAAGGCCATACCCCAGGGCCTGGTCGAACCGCACGACTACGGCCTGACCGGCTACCGCCGCCGCGCCAAGCCCATGGTCGTGGCCGTCAAGGGCATCTGCTTCACCGTGGGCATCGAACTGATGCTGGGCGCCGACATCGTGGTGGCGGCCGACGACTGCCGCTTCTCGCAACTGGAGGTGCAGCGCTGCATCATGCCCACGGGCGGTGCCACGCTGCGCATGGCCGAGCGCGCCGGCGTGGGCAATGCCATGCTGCACCTGCTGACGGCCGACGAGTTCGACAGTGCCGAGGCCTATCGCCTGAACTTCGTGCAGAAGGTGGTCCCGGCCGGCCAGGAACTCGACGAGGCCTTTCGCATTGCCGAGCGGATCTCCGCCCAGGCCCCGCAGGCCGTGGTCGCCACGCGCCTGAACGTGCTCAAGGCCATCGAGCTGGGCCAGGCCGCCGCCGTGGCCGATTTCATCCCCGTGCAGCAGCGTCTCGCCAACAGCGAGGACGCCGCCGAGGGTGTCCGCTCCTTCATCGAGAAGCGGCCGGCGCGTTTCACGGGCCGATAG
- a CDS encoding MarR family winged helix-turn-helix transcriptional regulator, with protein sequence MPSNTMPIDTSELLKLDNQVCFALYSASLAMTKLYKPLLDRIGLTYPQYLVMLVLWERDGLTVSEIGERLTLDSGTLTPLLKRLEGAGLLARLRDASDERRVRITLTEQGRTLRAEAEKIPPCVLQSTQCTLPELQALTRQLGTLRERLAPRDND encoded by the coding sequence ATGCCAAGCAACACCATGCCCATCGACACCTCCGAACTGCTCAAGCTGGACAACCAGGTCTGCTTCGCGCTGTACTCGGCATCGCTGGCCATGACCAAGCTGTACAAGCCCCTGCTCGACCGCATCGGCCTGACCTATCCGCAGTACCTGGTCATGCTGGTGCTCTGGGAGCGTGACGGCCTGACCGTGTCGGAGATCGGCGAACGGCTGACCCTGGACTCGGGCACGCTGACGCCCCTGCTCAAGCGCCTGGAAGGCGCGGGCCTGCTGGCACGGCTGCGCGATGCCAGCGACGAGCGGCGCGTGCGCATCACGCTCACGGAACAGGGCCGCACGCTGCGCGCCGAAGCCGAAAAGATTCCCCCGTGCGTGCTGCAAAGCACCCAGTGCACCCTGCCCGAACTGCAGGCCCTGACGCGGCAGCTCGGCACGCTGCGCGAGCGCCTGGCGCCACGCGACAACGACTGA
- a CDS encoding organic hydroperoxide resistance protein: MAQLEKVLYTARAHTTGGRDGASRTDDGRLDVTLSSPGTSGTGTNPEQLFAAGYSACFIGAIKAVAGKQKITLPQDLAIDAEVDLGTIPNAYGIAARLKVSLPGMDRAQAQALVDAAHQVCPYSNATRGNIDVQITLA, encoded by the coding sequence ATGGCCCAGCTCGAAAAAGTCCTGTACACCGCCCGCGCCCACACCACCGGCGGCCGCGATGGCGCCTCGCGCACCGATGATGGCCGCCTGGACGTGACCCTGTCCTCGCCGGGCACCAGCGGCACGGGCACCAATCCCGAGCAGTTGTTCGCCGCGGGCTACTCGGCCTGCTTCATCGGCGCCATCAAGGCCGTGGCCGGCAAGCAGAAGATCACCCTGCCCCAGGACCTGGCCATTGACGCCGAAGTGGACCTGGGCACCATCCCCAACGCCTACGGCATCGCCGCGCGCCTGAAGGTCAGCCTGCCCGGCATGGACCGCGCCCAGGCCCAGGCCCTGGTCGATGCGGCCCACCAGGTCTGCCCCTACTCCAACGCCACGCGCGGCAATATCGACGTGCAGATCACGCTGGCCTGA